Proteins encoded within one genomic window of Melospiza melodia melodia isolate bMelMel2 chromosome 27, bMelMel2.pri, whole genome shotgun sequence:
- the SRSF4 gene encoding serine/arginine-rich splicing factor 4, producing the protein MPRVYIGRLSYQARERDVERFFKGYGKILEVDLKNGYGFVEFDDLRDADDAVYELNGKDLCGERVIVEHARGPRRDSSYGSGRSGYGYRRSGRDKYGPPTRTEYRLIVENLSSRCSWQDLKDYMRQAGEVTYADAHKGRKNEGVIEFKSYSDMKRALEKLDGTEVNGRKIRLMEDRPGSRRRRSYSRSRSHSRSRSRSRHSHKSRSRSASSSRSKSRSRSRSVSRSRSKSRSRSKSRSRGQKEKSRTPSKEDKSRSRSRSAEKSRNKSKDKSEGILHNSDEKAKSRSHSKEKSRSRSGSKERGEAKESMRSRSKEKSRSKDREKSISKGRSRSKSRDESRSRSHSKDKRKSRKRSRDGSRSRSRSHSKSEKSKRRSKRDSKGSSKKRRKDSHERSRSGSKEKEQLKSESDKKEAKSEGEDAVSRSRSRSISKFKPNIKSDSRSRSKSDSKPRSRSKSRSRSASRSHSRSRSRSRSRS; encoded by the exons ATGCCGCGGGTCTACATCGGCCGCCTCAGCTACCAGGCCCGGGAGCGCGACGTGGAGCGCTTCTTCAAGGGCTACGGCAAGATCCTCGAGGTGGATCTCAAGAACGG gtaTGGCTTTGTGGAGTTCGATGACCTGCGGGATGCCGACGATGCTGTTTATGAGCTGAATGGGAAGGATCTGTGTGGGGAGAGAGTGATCGTGGAGCACGCCCGGGGCCCACGCCGCGACAGCAGTTACGGTTCTGGACGCA GTGGATATGGTTATAGAAGAAGCGGAAGAGATAAGTACGGTCCCCCGACCCGTACAGAATACAGATTGATTGTGGAAAATTTGTCAAGCCGCTGCAGTTGGCAGGATCTGAAG GATTATATGCGTCAGGCAGGGGAAGTGACATATGCAGATGCAcacaaaggaaggaaaaatgaaGGTGTGATTGAGTTCAAATCCTATTCTGACATGAAAAGAGCCCTTGAAAAGCTGGATGGGACAGAAGTAAATGGCAGAAAGATTAGATTGATGGAAGACAGACCTGGATCGAGACGGCGCCGCTCTTACTCCAGAAGCCGAAGCCATTCACG GTCTCGCTCTCGAAGCAGACACTCCCACAAGAGCAGGAGCCGCAGTGCCAGTAGCAGCCGCTCCAAGAGCAGATCCAGATCCAG GTCTGTGTCCCGTTCCAGAAGCAAGAGCCGTAGTCGAAGCAAGAGCCGTAGCAGAGGCCAGAAAGAGAAAAGCAGGACTCCAAGTAAAGAGGATAAAAGTAGGAGCCGCAGCAGGAGTGCAGAGAAATCCCGAAACAAAAGCAAGGATAAATCTGAGGGCATTCTCCATAACAGCGATGAGAAAGCCAAGAGCAGGAGCCACAGCAAGGAAaagagcaggagcaggagtgggAGTAAGGAGAGGGGAGAGGCGAAGGAGAGCATGAGgagcagaagcaaggagaagagTAGAAGCAAAGACAGGGAGAAGAGCATTAGCAAGGGTAGAAGCAGGAGCAAAAGCAGGGATGAGAGTAGGAGCAGGAGCCAcagcaaggataaaaggaaaagTAGGAAAAGGAGCAGGGATGGTAGCAGAAGTAGAAGCCGGAGCCACAGCAAGAGTGAGAAAAGCAAGAGGCGCAGCAAGCGAgacagcaaaggcagcagcaagaagagaagaaaggacagccaCGAGCGGTCCAGGTCAGGCTCCAAAGAAAAGGAGCAGCTCAAATCCGAGTCAGACAAGAAGGAGGCGAAAAGCGAGGGGGAGGATGCAGTGTCCCGCTCCAGATCTAGATCCATTTCCAAGTTCAAACCAAATATCAAATCAGATTCTCGTTCCAGGTCTAAATCTGATTCAAAGCCAAGGTCCCGGTCCAAGTCCAGGTCTAGGTCTGCCTCTCGGTCACACTCCCGGTCGCGGTCAAGGTCCCGCTCCAGATCCTAA
- the MECR gene encoding enoyl-[acyl-carrier-protein] reductase, mitochondrial isoform X2, translated as MLAAPINPADINMIQGTYPLLSPLPAVGGNEGVGEVLEVGRHVKALKPGDWVIPADAGLGTWRTRGVFPEEVLLKVPSDIPVLCAATLSVNPCTAFRLLADFESLAPGDSVIQNAANSGVGQAVIQIARASGIKTINVVRDRPDLAKLVERLMALGADHVITEEMLRKPEMKDIFKSIPRPRLALNCVGGKSTTEMLRHLQPKGTMVTYGGMAKQPVMVPVSAFIFRDMRLRGFWMTQWRKDHAQDQESVAAMMDALCQLIRRGQLTAPACTEVPLQDYRAALEASMKPFVSSKQILLL; from the exons ATGTTGGCAGCACCCATCAACCCCGCCGACATCAACATGATCCAAG GAACCTACCCCCTCCTGTCGCCGCTGCCTGCCGTGGGGGGGAACGAAGGTGTCGGGGAGGTGCTGGAGGTTGGGCGCCACGTGAAGGCTCTGAAACCTGGGGACTGGGTCATCCCCGCAGACGCCGGACTCG GGACGTGGCGGACACGGGGAGTGTTCCCTGAGGAGGTGCTGCTGAAGGTGCCCAGTGACATCCCGGTGCTCTGCGCTGCCACTCTGAGCGTCAACCCCTGCACAGCGTTCCGGCTGCTGGCTGACTTCGAGAGCCTGGCGCCCG GTGACTCCGTCATCCAGAACGCCGCCAACAGCGGGGTGGGCCAGGCTGTCATCCAGATCGCCAGGGCCTCTGGCATCAAGACCATCAACGTGGTGAGGGACAG accTGATCTCGCAAAACTGGTGGagaggctgatggccctgggtGCTGACCATGTCATCACAGAGGAGATGCTGAGAAAGCCAGAGATGAAAGATATATTTAAG AGCATCCCGAGGCCCCGGCTCGCCCTGAACTGCGTTGGAGGCAAAAGCACCACAGAGATGCTGCGGCATCTGCA GCCCAAGGGGACCATGGTCACCTATGGGGGGATGGCAAAGCAGCCTGTGATGGTGCCTGTG AGTGCCTTCATCTTCCGGGACATGCGGCTCCGCGGGTTCTGGATGACGCAGTGGCGGAAGGACCACGCACAGG ACCAGGAGAGCGTGGCTGCGATGATGGACGCCCTGTGCCAGCTCATCCGCAGGGGCCAGCTGACAGCGCCCGCCTGCACCGAGGTCCCGCTTCAGGACTACAGGGCAGCACTGGAGGCCTCCATGAAGCCCTTCGTGTCCTCCAAACAGATCCTCCTCCTCtga
- the MECR gene encoding enoyl-[acyl-carrier-protein] reductase, mitochondrial isoform X1: MQRAAARALRGARTLRVLTPPARTLRVLTPPARTLRVLTPPARTLRVLTSLVRTPPVRARSASAGTPPLGLLYERHGEAAAVVQLKDLEVPKVGDCDVHVKMLAAPINPADINMIQGTYPLLSPLPAVGGNEGVGEVLEVGRHVKALKPGDWVIPADAGLGTWRTRGVFPEEVLLKVPSDIPVLCAATLSVNPCTAFRLLADFESLAPGDSVIQNAANSGVGQAVIQIARASGIKTINVVRDRPDLAKLVERLMALGADHVITEEMLRKPEMKDIFKSIPRPRLALNCVGGKSTTEMLRHLQPKGTMVTYGGMAKQPVMVPVSAFIFRDMRLRGFWMTQWRKDHAQDQESVAAMMDALCQLIRRGQLTAPACTEVPLQDYRAALEASMKPFVSSKQILLL, from the exons ATGCAGCGAGCGGCAGCGCGGGCGCTGCGCGGGGCGCGGACCCTCCGAGTGCTGACCCCGCCGGCGCGGACCCTCCGAGTGCTGACCCCGCCGGCGCGGACCCTCCGAGTGCTGACCCCGCCGGCACGGACCCTCCGAGTGCTGACCTCCCTGGTCCGGACCCCCCCGGTGCGGGCACGGTCGGCCTCGGCGGGGACCCCTCCGCTCGGGCTGCTCTATGAGCGGCACGGGGAGGCCGCAGCCGTCGTGCA ACTGAAGgacctggaagtgcccaaggtggGGGACTGCGATGTCCACGTCAAGATGTTGGCAGCACCCATCAACCCCGCCGACATCAACATGATCCAAG GAACCTACCCCCTCCTGTCGCCGCTGCCTGCCGTGGGGGGGAACGAAGGTGTCGGGGAGGTGCTGGAGGTTGGGCGCCACGTGAAGGCTCTGAAACCTGGGGACTGGGTCATCCCCGCAGACGCCGGACTCG GGACGTGGCGGACACGGGGAGTGTTCCCTGAGGAGGTGCTGCTGAAGGTGCCCAGTGACATCCCGGTGCTCTGCGCTGCCACTCTGAGCGTCAACCCCTGCACAGCGTTCCGGCTGCTGGCTGACTTCGAGAGCCTGGCGCCCG GTGACTCCGTCATCCAGAACGCCGCCAACAGCGGGGTGGGCCAGGCTGTCATCCAGATCGCCAGGGCCTCTGGCATCAAGACCATCAACGTGGTGAGGGACAG accTGATCTCGCAAAACTGGTGGagaggctgatggccctgggtGCTGACCATGTCATCACAGAGGAGATGCTGAGAAAGCCAGAGATGAAAGATATATTTAAG AGCATCCCGAGGCCCCGGCTCGCCCTGAACTGCGTTGGAGGCAAAAGCACCACAGAGATGCTGCGGCATCTGCA GCCCAAGGGGACCATGGTCACCTATGGGGGGATGGCAAAGCAGCCTGTGATGGTGCCTGTG AGTGCCTTCATCTTCCGGGACATGCGGCTCCGCGGGTTCTGGATGACGCAGTGGCGGAAGGACCACGCACAGG ACCAGGAGAGCGTGGCTGCGATGATGGACGCCCTGTGCCAGCTCATCCGCAGGGGCCAGCTGACAGCGCCCGCCTGCACCGAGGTCCCGCTTCAGGACTACAGGGCAGCACTGGAGGCCTCCATGAAGCCCTTCGTGTCCTCCAAACAGATCCTCCTCCTCtga